The Phragmitibacter flavus genome includes the window GGATCCACGTTGGGAACTGATTCGTCAGTTGGTGGAGTATAAGAAATTTAAGGATGCCGCGAGATTCTTAGGGCAGCGGGATTCAGAGGGGGCGGAGTTTTTTGCGGCGACGCCGGAGTTGCCGGATTTGACGGAGCCGGAGCAGGGGATGCCGCAGGTGGGGATTTTTGATTTGATCCGCGCCTTTCAGAAGGTGCTGAAGAAGTTCGAGGACACGCACACCTTGCGGGAGATTGTCGATGACCGCTGGACGGTGAGTGACAAGATCGACCATTTGCTGAGTGTGATTCCGGTGGGCGGACGTGTGCAGTTTGAGACGTTGTTTACGGAAGCAACGAGCCGCAGTGAGGTGATCATTACCTTCCTGGCGATGCTGGAGTTGATGAAGCTGAATTTCCTCAAGATTGAACAGGAGAAGGTGCTGGGATTGATTACGGTGTTGAGGCCGGAGGACAAGCCGTTCACGGTGGTGCCGATGGATGTGATGGAAGGTGGGGAATACGGAGGGTGATGGGGA containing:
- a CDS encoding segregation and condensation protein A, whose product is MQNAEDDYKVKLEIFEGPLDLLLYLIKKDEIDIYNVSIERITSQYLSYIETFKALNIELASEFIVMAANLMYLKSRTLLPQNVQPPEEDADEEDPRWELIRQLVEYKKFKDAARFLGQRDSEGAEFFAATPELPDLTEPEQGMPQVGIFDLIRAFQKVLKKFEDTHTLREIVDDRWTVSDKIDHLLSVIPVGGRVQFETLFTEATSRSEVIITFLAMLELMKLNFLKIEQEKVLGLITVLRPEDKPFTVVPMDVMEGGEYGG